The following are encoded together in the Equus przewalskii isolate Varuska chromosome 14, EquPr2, whole genome shotgun sequence genome:
- the ZAP70 gene encoding tyrosine-protein kinase ZAP-70 isoform X1 encodes MPDPAAHLPFFYGSISRAEAEEHLKLAGMADGLFLLRQCLRSLGGYVLSLVHNVRFHHFPIERQLNGTYAIAGGKAHCGPAELCEFYSRDPDGLPCNLRKPCNRPSGLEPQPGVFDSLRDAMVRDYVRQTWKLEGEALEQAIISQAPQVEKLIATTAHERMPWYHNSLSREEAERKLYAGSQTDGKFLYVGLRPRKEQGTYALSLIYGKTVYHYLISQDKAGKYCIPEGTKFDTLWQLVEYLKLKADGLIYCLKEACPNNNASAGAGAAAPTLPAHPSTFTHPQKRIDTLNSDGYTPEPARLASPEKVRPMPMDTSVYESPYSDPEELKDKKLFLKRENLLIADIELGCGNFGSVRQGVYRMRKKQIDVAIKVLKHSTEKADKDEMMREAQIMHQLDNPYIVRLIGVCQAEALMLIMEMAGGGPLHKFLLGKKEEIPVSNVAELLHQVSMGMKYLEEKNFVHRDLAARNVLLVNRHYAKISDFGLSKALGADDSYYTARSAGKWPLKWYAPECINFRKFSSRSDVWSYGVTMWEAFSYGQKPYKKMKGPEVMAFIEQGKRMECPPECPPEMYTLMSDCWIYKWEDRPDFVTVEQRMRAYYYSLASKVEGSSGGEKGAEVTCP; translated from the exons atgCCGGACCCCGCGGCGCACCTGCCCTTCTTCTACGGCAGCATCTCGCGCGCCGAGGCCGAGGAGCACCTGAAGCTGGCGGGCATGGCCGACGGGCTCTTCCTCCTGCGCCAGTGCCTGCGCTCGCTGGGCGGCTACGTGCTCTCGCTGGTGCACAACGTGCGCTTCCACCACTTCCCCATCGAGCGCCAGCTCAACGGCACCTACGCCATCGCGGGCGGGAAGGCGCACTGCGGCCCCGCCGAGCTCTGCGAGTTCTACTCGCGCGACCCCGACGGGCTGCCCTGCAATCTGCGCAAGCCGTGCAACCGGCCGTCTGGGCTCGAGCCGCAGCCCGGCGTCTTTGACTCTCTGCGCGATGCCATGGTGCGCGACTACGTGCGCCAGACGTGGAAGTTGGAG GGCGAGGCCCTGGAGCAAGCCATCATCAGTCAGGCGCCCCAGGTGGAGAAGCTCATTGCCACGACGGCTCACGAGCGGATGCCCTGGTACCACAACAGTCTGTCGCGCGAGGAGGCCGAGCGCAAACTCTATGCAGGCTCGCAGACCGACGGCAAGTTCCTGTATGTGGG GCTGAGGCCCCGGAAGGAGCAGGGCACGTATGCACTGTCCCTGATCTATGGGAAAACCGTGTACCACTACCTCATCAGCCAGGACAAGGCGGGCAAATACTGCATTCCTGAGGGGACCAAATTTGACACGCTGTGGCAG CTGGTGGAGTACCTGAAGCTGAAGGCTGATGGGCTCATCTACTGCCTGAAGGAGGCCTGCCCCAACAACAATGCCAGCGCGGGTGCAG GGGCCGCTGCTCCCACACTCCCAGCCCACCCATCCACGTTCACCCAC CCTCAGAAACGGATTGACACCCTCAACTCAGATGGATACACCCCTGAACCAG CACGCCTAGCGTCCCCAGAGAAAGTACGGCCGATGCCTATGGACACAAGCGTGTATGAGAGCCCCTACAGTGACCCCGAGGAGCTCAAGGACAAGAAGCTCTTCTTGAAGCGCGAGAACCTCCTCATAGCTGACATCGAACTTGGCTGTGGCAACTTTGGCTCAGTGCGCCAGGGCGTCTACCGCATGCGCAA GAAGCAGATCGACGTGGCCATCAAGGTGTTGAAACACAGCACAGAGAAGGCGGACAAGGACGAGATGATGCGCGAGGCACAGATCATGCACCAGCTGGACAACCCTTACATCGTGCGCCTCATCGGTGTCTGCCAGGCCGAGGCCCTCATGCTCATCATGGAGATGGCGGGCGGCGGGCCCCTGCACAAGTTCCTGCTGGGAAAGAA GGAGGAGATCCCCGTCAGCAATGTGGCGGAGCTGCTGCACCAGGTGTCCATGGGGATGAAGTACCTGGAAGAGAAGAACTTTGTGCACCGCGACCTGGCGGCCCGCAACGTCCTGCTGGTCAACCGGCACTATGCCAAGATCAGCGACTTTGGTCTCTCCAAGGCTCTGGGTGCCGACGACAGCTACTACACC GCCCGCTCGGCAGGGAAGTGGCCGCTCAAGTGGTATGCGCCCGAGTGCATCAACTTCCGCAAGTTCTCCAGCCGCAGTGACGTCTGGAGCTACGGGGTCACCATGTGGGAGGCCTTCTCCTACGGCCAGAAGCCCTACAAG AAGATGAAGGGCCCCGAGGTCATGGCCTTCATCGAGCAGGGCAAGCGGATGGAGTGCCCGCCAGAGTGTCCGCCCGAAATGTACACGCTCATGAGCGACTGCTGGATCTACAA gtgGGAGGACCGTCCAGACTTTGTGACCGTGGAACAGCGCATGCGGGCTTACTACTACAGCTTGGCGAGCAAGGTCGAGGGGTCCTCCGGGGGCGAAAAGGGGGCCGAGGTCACGTGTCCCTGA
- the ZAP70 gene encoding tyrosine-protein kinase ZAP-70 isoform X6: protein MPMDTSVYESPYSDPEELKDKKLFLKRENLLIADIELGCGNFGSVRQGVYRMRKKQIDVAIKVLKHSTEKADKDEMMREAQIMHQLDNPYIVRLIGVCQAEALMLIMEMAGGGPLHKFLLGKKEEIPVSNVAELLHQVSMGMKYLEEKNFVHRDLAARNVLLVNRHYAKISDFGLSKALGADDSYYTARSAGKWPLKWYAPECINFRKFSSRSDVWSYGVTMWEAFSYGQKPYKKMKGPEVMAFIEQGKRMECPPECPPEMYTLMSDCWIYKWEDRPDFVTVEQRMRAYYYSLASKVEGSSGGEKGAEVTCP from the exons ATGCCTATGGACACAAGCGTGTATGAGAGCCCCTACAGTGACCCCGAGGAGCTCAAGGACAAGAAGCTCTTCTTGAAGCGCGAGAACCTCCTCATAGCTGACATCGAACTTGGCTGTGGCAACTTTGGCTCAGTGCGCCAGGGCGTCTACCGCATGCGCAA GAAGCAGATCGACGTGGCCATCAAGGTGTTGAAACACAGCACAGAGAAGGCGGACAAGGACGAGATGATGCGCGAGGCACAGATCATGCACCAGCTGGACAACCCTTACATCGTGCGCCTCATCGGTGTCTGCCAGGCCGAGGCCCTCATGCTCATCATGGAGATGGCGGGCGGCGGGCCCCTGCACAAGTTCCTGCTGGGAAAGAA GGAGGAGATCCCCGTCAGCAATGTGGCGGAGCTGCTGCACCAGGTGTCCATGGGGATGAAGTACCTGGAAGAGAAGAACTTTGTGCACCGCGACCTGGCGGCCCGCAACGTCCTGCTGGTCAACCGGCACTATGCCAAGATCAGCGACTTTGGTCTCTCCAAGGCTCTGGGTGCCGACGACAGCTACTACACC GCCCGCTCGGCAGGGAAGTGGCCGCTCAAGTGGTATGCGCCCGAGTGCATCAACTTCCGCAAGTTCTCCAGCCGCAGTGACGTCTGGAGCTACGGGGTCACCATGTGGGAGGCCTTCTCCTACGGCCAGAAGCCCTACAAG AAGATGAAGGGCCCCGAGGTCATGGCCTTCATCGAGCAGGGCAAGCGGATGGAGTGCCCGCCAGAGTGTCCGCCCGAAATGTACACGCTCATGAGCGACTGCTGGATCTACAA gtgGGAGGACCGTCCAGACTTTGTGACCGTGGAACAGCGCATGCGGGCTTACTACTACAGCTTGGCGAGCAAGGTCGAGGGGTCCTCCGGGGGCGAAAAGGGGGCCGAGGTCACGTGTCCCTGA
- the ZAP70 gene encoding tyrosine-protein kinase ZAP-70 isoform X2 produces MPDPAAHLPFFYGSISRAEAEEHLKLAGMADGLFLLRQCLRSLGGYVLSLVHNVRFHHFPIERQLNGTYAIAGGKAHCGPAELCEFYSRDPDGLPCNLRKPCNRPSGLEPQPGVFDSLRDAMVRDYVRQTWKLEGEALEQAIISQAPQVEKLIATTAHERMPWYHNSLSREEAERKLYAGSQTDGKFLLRPRKEQGTYALSLIYGKTVYHYLISQDKAGKYCIPEGTKFDTLWQLVEYLKLKADGLIYCLKEACPNNNASAGAGAAAPTLPAHPSTFTHPQKRIDTLNSDGYTPEPARLASPEKVRPMPMDTSVYESPYSDPEELKDKKLFLKRENLLIADIELGCGNFGSVRQGVYRMRKKQIDVAIKVLKHSTEKADKDEMMREAQIMHQLDNPYIVRLIGVCQAEALMLIMEMAGGGPLHKFLLGKKEEIPVSNVAELLHQVSMGMKYLEEKNFVHRDLAARNVLLVNRHYAKISDFGLSKALGADDSYYTARSAGKWPLKWYAPECINFRKFSSRSDVWSYGVTMWEAFSYGQKPYKKMKGPEVMAFIEQGKRMECPPECPPEMYTLMSDCWIYKWEDRPDFVTVEQRMRAYYYSLASKVEGSSGGEKGAEVTCP; encoded by the exons atgCCGGACCCCGCGGCGCACCTGCCCTTCTTCTACGGCAGCATCTCGCGCGCCGAGGCCGAGGAGCACCTGAAGCTGGCGGGCATGGCCGACGGGCTCTTCCTCCTGCGCCAGTGCCTGCGCTCGCTGGGCGGCTACGTGCTCTCGCTGGTGCACAACGTGCGCTTCCACCACTTCCCCATCGAGCGCCAGCTCAACGGCACCTACGCCATCGCGGGCGGGAAGGCGCACTGCGGCCCCGCCGAGCTCTGCGAGTTCTACTCGCGCGACCCCGACGGGCTGCCCTGCAATCTGCGCAAGCCGTGCAACCGGCCGTCTGGGCTCGAGCCGCAGCCCGGCGTCTTTGACTCTCTGCGCGATGCCATGGTGCGCGACTACGTGCGCCAGACGTGGAAGTTGGAG GGCGAGGCCCTGGAGCAAGCCATCATCAGTCAGGCGCCCCAGGTGGAGAAGCTCATTGCCACGACGGCTCACGAGCGGATGCCCTGGTACCACAACAGTCTGTCGCGCGAGGAGGCCGAGCGCAAACTCTATGCAGGCTCGCAGACCGACGGCAAGTTCCT GCTGAGGCCCCGGAAGGAGCAGGGCACGTATGCACTGTCCCTGATCTATGGGAAAACCGTGTACCACTACCTCATCAGCCAGGACAAGGCGGGCAAATACTGCATTCCTGAGGGGACCAAATTTGACACGCTGTGGCAG CTGGTGGAGTACCTGAAGCTGAAGGCTGATGGGCTCATCTACTGCCTGAAGGAGGCCTGCCCCAACAACAATGCCAGCGCGGGTGCAG GGGCCGCTGCTCCCACACTCCCAGCCCACCCATCCACGTTCACCCAC CCTCAGAAACGGATTGACACCCTCAACTCAGATGGATACACCCCTGAACCAG CACGCCTAGCGTCCCCAGAGAAAGTACGGCCGATGCCTATGGACACAAGCGTGTATGAGAGCCCCTACAGTGACCCCGAGGAGCTCAAGGACAAGAAGCTCTTCTTGAAGCGCGAGAACCTCCTCATAGCTGACATCGAACTTGGCTGTGGCAACTTTGGCTCAGTGCGCCAGGGCGTCTACCGCATGCGCAA GAAGCAGATCGACGTGGCCATCAAGGTGTTGAAACACAGCACAGAGAAGGCGGACAAGGACGAGATGATGCGCGAGGCACAGATCATGCACCAGCTGGACAACCCTTACATCGTGCGCCTCATCGGTGTCTGCCAGGCCGAGGCCCTCATGCTCATCATGGAGATGGCGGGCGGCGGGCCCCTGCACAAGTTCCTGCTGGGAAAGAA GGAGGAGATCCCCGTCAGCAATGTGGCGGAGCTGCTGCACCAGGTGTCCATGGGGATGAAGTACCTGGAAGAGAAGAACTTTGTGCACCGCGACCTGGCGGCCCGCAACGTCCTGCTGGTCAACCGGCACTATGCCAAGATCAGCGACTTTGGTCTCTCCAAGGCTCTGGGTGCCGACGACAGCTACTACACC GCCCGCTCGGCAGGGAAGTGGCCGCTCAAGTGGTATGCGCCCGAGTGCATCAACTTCCGCAAGTTCTCCAGCCGCAGTGACGTCTGGAGCTACGGGGTCACCATGTGGGAGGCCTTCTCCTACGGCCAGAAGCCCTACAAG AAGATGAAGGGCCCCGAGGTCATGGCCTTCATCGAGCAGGGCAAGCGGATGGAGTGCCCGCCAGAGTGTCCGCCCGAAATGTACACGCTCATGAGCGACTGCTGGATCTACAA gtgGGAGGACCGTCCAGACTTTGTGACCGTGGAACAGCGCATGCGGGCTTACTACTACAGCTTGGCGAGCAAGGTCGAGGGGTCCTCCGGGGGCGAAAAGGGGGCCGAGGTCACGTGTCCCTGA
- the ZAP70 gene encoding tyrosine-protein kinase ZAP-70 isoform X5, with protein MPRRTSMPDGKVEGEALEQAIISQAPQVEKLIATTAHERMPWYHNSLSREEAERKLYAGSQTDGKFLLRPRKEQGTYALSLIYGKTVYHYLISQDKAGKYCIPEGTKFDTLWQLVEYLKLKADGLIYCLKEACPNNNASAGAGAAAPTLPAHPSTFTHPQKRIDTLNSDGYTPEPARLASPEKVRPMPMDTSVYESPYSDPEELKDKKLFLKRENLLIADIELGCGNFGSVRQGVYRMRKKQIDVAIKVLKHSTEKADKDEMMREAQIMHQLDNPYIVRLIGVCQAEALMLIMEMAGGGPLHKFLLGKKEEIPVSNVAELLHQVSMGMKYLEEKNFVHRDLAARNVLLVNRHYAKISDFGLSKALGADDSYYTARSAGKWPLKWYAPECINFRKFSSRSDVWSYGVTMWEAFSYGQKPYKKMKGPEVMAFIEQGKRMECPPECPPEMYTLMSDCWIYKWEDRPDFVTVEQRMRAYYYSLASKVEGSSGGEKGAEVTCP; from the exons ATGCCCCGGCGCACGTCTATGCCAGACGGGAAGGTGGAG GGCGAGGCCCTGGAGCAAGCCATCATCAGTCAGGCGCCCCAGGTGGAGAAGCTCATTGCCACGACGGCTCACGAGCGGATGCCCTGGTACCACAACAGTCTGTCGCGCGAGGAGGCCGAGCGCAAACTCTATGCAGGCTCGCAGACCGACGGCAAGTTCCT GCTGAGGCCCCGGAAGGAGCAGGGCACGTATGCACTGTCCCTGATCTATGGGAAAACCGTGTACCACTACCTCATCAGCCAGGACAAGGCGGGCAAATACTGCATTCCTGAGGGGACCAAATTTGACACGCTGTGGCAG CTGGTGGAGTACCTGAAGCTGAAGGCTGATGGGCTCATCTACTGCCTGAAGGAGGCCTGCCCCAACAACAATGCCAGCGCGGGTGCAG GGGCCGCTGCTCCCACACTCCCAGCCCACCCATCCACGTTCACCCAC CCTCAGAAACGGATTGACACCCTCAACTCAGATGGATACACCCCTGAACCAG CACGCCTAGCGTCCCCAGAGAAAGTACGGCCGATGCCTATGGACACAAGCGTGTATGAGAGCCCCTACAGTGACCCCGAGGAGCTCAAGGACAAGAAGCTCTTCTTGAAGCGCGAGAACCTCCTCATAGCTGACATCGAACTTGGCTGTGGCAACTTTGGCTCAGTGCGCCAGGGCGTCTACCGCATGCGCAA GAAGCAGATCGACGTGGCCATCAAGGTGTTGAAACACAGCACAGAGAAGGCGGACAAGGACGAGATGATGCGCGAGGCACAGATCATGCACCAGCTGGACAACCCTTACATCGTGCGCCTCATCGGTGTCTGCCAGGCCGAGGCCCTCATGCTCATCATGGAGATGGCGGGCGGCGGGCCCCTGCACAAGTTCCTGCTGGGAAAGAA GGAGGAGATCCCCGTCAGCAATGTGGCGGAGCTGCTGCACCAGGTGTCCATGGGGATGAAGTACCTGGAAGAGAAGAACTTTGTGCACCGCGACCTGGCGGCCCGCAACGTCCTGCTGGTCAACCGGCACTATGCCAAGATCAGCGACTTTGGTCTCTCCAAGGCTCTGGGTGCCGACGACAGCTACTACACC GCCCGCTCGGCAGGGAAGTGGCCGCTCAAGTGGTATGCGCCCGAGTGCATCAACTTCCGCAAGTTCTCCAGCCGCAGTGACGTCTGGAGCTACGGGGTCACCATGTGGGAGGCCTTCTCCTACGGCCAGAAGCCCTACAAG AAGATGAAGGGCCCCGAGGTCATGGCCTTCATCGAGCAGGGCAAGCGGATGGAGTGCCCGCCAGAGTGTCCGCCCGAAATGTACACGCTCATGAGCGACTGCTGGATCTACAA gtgGGAGGACCGTCCAGACTTTGTGACCGTGGAACAGCGCATGCGGGCTTACTACTACAGCTTGGCGAGCAAGGTCGAGGGGTCCTCCGGGGGCGAAAAGGGGGCCGAGGTCACGTGTCCCTGA
- the ZAP70 gene encoding tyrosine-protein kinase ZAP-70 isoform X3, whose translation MVSVAFHVLSDAPAHVYARREGGGRGPGASHHQSGAPGGEAHCHDGSRADALVPQQSVARGGRAQTLCRLADRRLRPRKEQGTYALSLIYGKTVYHYLISQDKAGKYCIPEGTKFDTLWQLVEYLKLKADGLIYCLKEACPNNNASAGAGAAAPTLPAHPSTFTHPQKRIDTLNSDGYTPEPARLASPEKVRPMPMDTSVYESPYSDPEELKDKKLFLKRENLLIADIELGCGNFGSVRQGVYRMRKKQIDVAIKVLKHSTEKADKDEMMREAQIMHQLDNPYIVRLIGVCQAEALMLIMEMAGGGPLHKFLLGKKEEIPVSNVAELLHQVSMGMKYLEEKNFVHRDLAARNVLLVNRHYAKISDFGLSKALGADDSYYTARSAGKWPLKWYAPECINFRKFSSRSDVWSYGVTMWEAFSYGQKPYKKMKGPEVMAFIEQGKRMECPPECPPEMYTLMSDCWIYKWEDRPDFVTVEQRMRAYYYSLASKVEGSSGGEKGAEVTCP comes from the exons ATGGTGTCTGTCGCCTTCCATGTCCTGAGCGATGCCCCGGCGCACGTCTATGCCAGACGGGAAGGTGGAG GGCGAGGCCCTGGAGCAAGCCATCATCAGTCAGGCGCCCCAGGTGGAGAAGCTCATTGCCACGACGGCTCACGAGCGGATGCCCTGGTACCACAACAGTCTGTCGCGCGAGGAGGCCGAGCGCAAACTCTATGCAGGCTCGCAGACCGACG GCTGAGGCCCCGGAAGGAGCAGGGCACGTATGCACTGTCCCTGATCTATGGGAAAACCGTGTACCACTACCTCATCAGCCAGGACAAGGCGGGCAAATACTGCATTCCTGAGGGGACCAAATTTGACACGCTGTGGCAG CTGGTGGAGTACCTGAAGCTGAAGGCTGATGGGCTCATCTACTGCCTGAAGGAGGCCTGCCCCAACAACAATGCCAGCGCGGGTGCAG GGGCCGCTGCTCCCACACTCCCAGCCCACCCATCCACGTTCACCCAC CCTCAGAAACGGATTGACACCCTCAACTCAGATGGATACACCCCTGAACCAG CACGCCTAGCGTCCCCAGAGAAAGTACGGCCGATGCCTATGGACACAAGCGTGTATGAGAGCCCCTACAGTGACCCCGAGGAGCTCAAGGACAAGAAGCTCTTCTTGAAGCGCGAGAACCTCCTCATAGCTGACATCGAACTTGGCTGTGGCAACTTTGGCTCAGTGCGCCAGGGCGTCTACCGCATGCGCAA GAAGCAGATCGACGTGGCCATCAAGGTGTTGAAACACAGCACAGAGAAGGCGGACAAGGACGAGATGATGCGCGAGGCACAGATCATGCACCAGCTGGACAACCCTTACATCGTGCGCCTCATCGGTGTCTGCCAGGCCGAGGCCCTCATGCTCATCATGGAGATGGCGGGCGGCGGGCCCCTGCACAAGTTCCTGCTGGGAAAGAA GGAGGAGATCCCCGTCAGCAATGTGGCGGAGCTGCTGCACCAGGTGTCCATGGGGATGAAGTACCTGGAAGAGAAGAACTTTGTGCACCGCGACCTGGCGGCCCGCAACGTCCTGCTGGTCAACCGGCACTATGCCAAGATCAGCGACTTTGGTCTCTCCAAGGCTCTGGGTGCCGACGACAGCTACTACACC GCCCGCTCGGCAGGGAAGTGGCCGCTCAAGTGGTATGCGCCCGAGTGCATCAACTTCCGCAAGTTCTCCAGCCGCAGTGACGTCTGGAGCTACGGGGTCACCATGTGGGAGGCCTTCTCCTACGGCCAGAAGCCCTACAAG AAGATGAAGGGCCCCGAGGTCATGGCCTTCATCGAGCAGGGCAAGCGGATGGAGTGCCCGCCAGAGTGTCCGCCCGAAATGTACACGCTCATGAGCGACTGCTGGATCTACAA gtgGGAGGACCGTCCAGACTTTGTGACCGTGGAACAGCGCATGCGGGCTTACTACTACAGCTTGGCGAGCAAGGTCGAGGGGTCCTCCGGGGGCGAAAAGGGGGCCGAGGTCACGTGTCCCTGA
- the ZAP70 gene encoding tyrosine-protein kinase ZAP-70 isoform X4: MPRRTSMPDGKVEGEALEQAIISQAPQVEKLIATTAHERMPWYHNSLSREEAERKLYAGSQTDGKFLYVGLRPRKEQGTYALSLIYGKTVYHYLISQDKAGKYCIPEGTKFDTLWQLVEYLKLKADGLIYCLKEACPNNNASAGAGAAAPTLPAHPSTFTHPQKRIDTLNSDGYTPEPARLASPEKVRPMPMDTSVYESPYSDPEELKDKKLFLKRENLLIADIELGCGNFGSVRQGVYRMRKKQIDVAIKVLKHSTEKADKDEMMREAQIMHQLDNPYIVRLIGVCQAEALMLIMEMAGGGPLHKFLLGKKEEIPVSNVAELLHQVSMGMKYLEEKNFVHRDLAARNVLLVNRHYAKISDFGLSKALGADDSYYTARSAGKWPLKWYAPECINFRKFSSRSDVWSYGVTMWEAFSYGQKPYKKMKGPEVMAFIEQGKRMECPPECPPEMYTLMSDCWIYKWEDRPDFVTVEQRMRAYYYSLASKVEGSSGGEKGAEVTCP; the protein is encoded by the exons ATGCCCCGGCGCACGTCTATGCCAGACGGGAAGGTGGAG GGCGAGGCCCTGGAGCAAGCCATCATCAGTCAGGCGCCCCAGGTGGAGAAGCTCATTGCCACGACGGCTCACGAGCGGATGCCCTGGTACCACAACAGTCTGTCGCGCGAGGAGGCCGAGCGCAAACTCTATGCAGGCTCGCAGACCGACGGCAAGTTCCTGTATGTGGG GCTGAGGCCCCGGAAGGAGCAGGGCACGTATGCACTGTCCCTGATCTATGGGAAAACCGTGTACCACTACCTCATCAGCCAGGACAAGGCGGGCAAATACTGCATTCCTGAGGGGACCAAATTTGACACGCTGTGGCAG CTGGTGGAGTACCTGAAGCTGAAGGCTGATGGGCTCATCTACTGCCTGAAGGAGGCCTGCCCCAACAACAATGCCAGCGCGGGTGCAG GGGCCGCTGCTCCCACACTCCCAGCCCACCCATCCACGTTCACCCAC CCTCAGAAACGGATTGACACCCTCAACTCAGATGGATACACCCCTGAACCAG CACGCCTAGCGTCCCCAGAGAAAGTACGGCCGATGCCTATGGACACAAGCGTGTATGAGAGCCCCTACAGTGACCCCGAGGAGCTCAAGGACAAGAAGCTCTTCTTGAAGCGCGAGAACCTCCTCATAGCTGACATCGAACTTGGCTGTGGCAACTTTGGCTCAGTGCGCCAGGGCGTCTACCGCATGCGCAA GAAGCAGATCGACGTGGCCATCAAGGTGTTGAAACACAGCACAGAGAAGGCGGACAAGGACGAGATGATGCGCGAGGCACAGATCATGCACCAGCTGGACAACCCTTACATCGTGCGCCTCATCGGTGTCTGCCAGGCCGAGGCCCTCATGCTCATCATGGAGATGGCGGGCGGCGGGCCCCTGCACAAGTTCCTGCTGGGAAAGAA GGAGGAGATCCCCGTCAGCAATGTGGCGGAGCTGCTGCACCAGGTGTCCATGGGGATGAAGTACCTGGAAGAGAAGAACTTTGTGCACCGCGACCTGGCGGCCCGCAACGTCCTGCTGGTCAACCGGCACTATGCCAAGATCAGCGACTTTGGTCTCTCCAAGGCTCTGGGTGCCGACGACAGCTACTACACC GCCCGCTCGGCAGGGAAGTGGCCGCTCAAGTGGTATGCGCCCGAGTGCATCAACTTCCGCAAGTTCTCCAGCCGCAGTGACGTCTGGAGCTACGGGGTCACCATGTGGGAGGCCTTCTCCTACGGCCAGAAGCCCTACAAG AAGATGAAGGGCCCCGAGGTCATGGCCTTCATCGAGCAGGGCAAGCGGATGGAGTGCCCGCCAGAGTGTCCGCCCGAAATGTACACGCTCATGAGCGACTGCTGGATCTACAA gtgGGAGGACCGTCCAGACTTTGTGACCGTGGAACAGCGCATGCGGGCTTACTACTACAGCTTGGCGAGCAAGGTCGAGGGGTCCTCCGGGGGCGAAAAGGGGGCCGAGGTCACGTGTCCCTGA